From the genome of Nitrospira lenta, one region includes:
- a CDS encoding tetratricopeptide repeat protein, which translates to MLSKTMVIVPIALIMWSGCQSTAPPTLLSAPTGVSAPAAQHNEEGILAYKQNRWAEAQQHFEAAITTVPILAEAHYNLGKTLYKLNAFKEGDAHFIEAANLAPGNKVIWDSPALKHVTVPEKEPPGGSDGHGHGH; encoded by the coding sequence ATGCTGAGCAAGACGATGGTGATTGTTCCAATCGCATTAATCATGTGGAGCGGATGTCAGTCGACAGCCCCGCCTACGTTGTTGTCCGCGCCGACAGGTGTGAGCGCACCAGCAGCACAGCATAATGAAGAGGGGATCCTCGCGTACAAGCAGAATCGGTGGGCCGAAGCCCAGCAGCATTTCGAAGCCGCGATCACAACAGTGCCGATCCTGGCGGAAGCGCATTACAACCTCGGGAAGACCCTGTACAAACTGAACGCCTTCAAAGAAGGCGATGCCCATTTTATTGAGGCGGCCAACTTGGCACCGGGGAATAAAGTAATTTGGGATTCTCCAGCCCTCAAGCATGTAACGGTTCCGGAGAAAGAGCCTCCAGGGGGGTCCGACGGGCACGGCCACGGCCACTAA
- a CDS encoding cation diffusion facilitator family transporter, with translation MHNNSESRPTQQKNLLRVLLITGTFMIIEVVGGLLTGSLALLADAGHMLTDVAALSLSAFAIWMAARPSTPDKSYGYHRAEILAAAINAAVLLMLAIWIVVEAYRRFFEPPHVAGIPMLLIGFVGLAVNLVSLKVLEDHGNETLNIRSAYLEVLSDAISSIGVILGGATIWLTGWFPIDPLLSVGISLFIVWRTWALLSQAVHVLMEGVPTRLNAREVGQAMVAVPGVKGIHDLHIWTITSGLDALSAHVVVPVGEDRNAVLGHLQQLLRDRFGIDHATLQIVEERSDRVQVE, from the coding sequence ATGCATAACAATTCAGAGAGTAGACCCACGCAGCAAAAGAATCTGCTACGCGTCTTGCTGATCACGGGGACGTTTATGATCATCGAGGTGGTCGGCGGTCTGCTCACGGGAAGTTTGGCATTGTTGGCGGACGCAGGCCATATGCTGACGGATGTGGCGGCGCTAAGCCTGAGCGCCTTTGCCATATGGATGGCCGCCAGGCCTTCGACACCGGACAAGTCGTATGGTTATCACCGGGCAGAAATCCTCGCCGCGGCTATCAATGCCGCAGTGTTGTTGATGCTGGCGATCTGGATCGTCGTTGAGGCCTACCGTCGTTTTTTCGAACCGCCCCACGTCGCCGGCATTCCGATGTTGTTAATCGGCTTCGTCGGCTTGGCGGTGAATCTTGTCAGCCTGAAGGTACTCGAAGACCATGGGAACGAGACCTTGAATATCCGCAGTGCCTACTTAGAAGTGCTCAGTGATGCGATCAGTTCGATCGGAGTTATTCTTGGCGGGGCGACGATATGGTTGACCGGATGGTTTCCCATTGATCCGTTGCTCAGTGTCGGCATCAGCCTCTTTATTGTATGGCGCACGTGGGCACTCCTTTCTCAGGCTGTGCACGTCCTCATGGAGGGGGTGCCGACTCGCCTGAACGCCAGAGAGGTCGGACAAGCGATGGTCGCCGTGCCTGGCGTGAAGGGGATTCATGATCTTCACATCTGGACCATTACCTCCGGTCTCGACGCCCTCAGTGCCCATGTGGTGGTCCCTGTTGGGGAGGATCGGAACGCAGTGTTGGGACACCTCCAACAGCTTCTACGAGATCGCTTCGGAATTGATCATGCCACACTGCAGATTGTGGAGGAACGATCAGACCGAGTTCAGGTGGAATAA
- a CDS encoding heavy-metal-associated domain-containing protein → MDELTLKIAGMSCGHCVGQVTKALTRLDGVRVNSVKVGEAIVVYDPREIVPTEIIQAVNEAGYEAELVRRVA, encoded by the coding sequence ATGGACGAATTGACCCTGAAGATCGCCGGAATGAGCTGCGGGCATTGCGTCGGACAGGTCACGAAGGCGCTGACCCGGCTCGACGGTGTGCGGGTGAACAGCGTGAAGGTCGGCGAAGCAATCGTCGTTTATGACCCGAGGGAGATCGTTCCCACGGAGATTATCCAAGCTGTGAACGAGGCGGGATATGAGGCCGAGTTGGTCAGGAGGGTGGCATGA
- a CDS encoding efflux RND transporter permease subunit has translation MPVYLNEAYERRVREGRRTTVQDLREVMMEGVVQRVRLKVMTVTAVMGGLLPIMWTTGPDADMMKRIAAPMIGGMADSTILTLIFLPILYAMWRRVQLCCVIPSPVS, from the coding sequence ATGCCGGTCTATCTCAACGAAGCGTATGAACGGCGAGTGCGTGAAGGCCGCAGGACGACAGTTCAAGACCTGCGTGAGGTCATGATGGAAGGAGTAGTTCAGCGGGTGCGGCTCAAGGTGATGACCGTCACTGCCGTCATGGGCGGGTTATTGCCAATCATGTGGACCACCGGTCCCGACGCCGATATGATGAAACGGATCGCTGCACCGATGATTGGTGGTATGGCCGACTCGACCATCCTTACGCTGATCTTTCTTCCGATCCTCTATGCCATGTGGCGACGCGTTCAGCTCTGTTGCGTGATTCCGAGTCCTGTATCGTAG
- a CDS encoding SHOCT domain-containing protein codes for MHEPMMGLWGWVGYVLMVVFWTLVILALVLWIKSWLEQKGFGSASREPESALEILKKRYARGEINKQEFEEKRKDLL; via the coding sequence ATGCACGAACCAATGATGGGGCTCTGGGGCTGGGTGGGTTATGTCTTGATGGTCGTCTTTTGGACGTTGGTGATCCTCGCGCTAGTCCTATGGATCAAGTCGTGGTTGGAACAAAAGGGATTTGGGTCAGCCTCTCGCGAGCCGGAATCGGCCTTGGAGATTTTGAAAAAGCGCTACGCCCGCGGGGAGATCAATAAGCAGGAGTTCGAAGAGAAGCGCAAGGATCTTCTTTAA
- a CDS encoding TolC family protein yields the protein MRTGAIHFISTAIFLHILGASLPVSQAAEPSPTPYSLNTIIELALERNPTITGAEASIEQSRGQQATAGAYLNPSITGSAGRGSLRDPSTGVSVTERTITVEQPLEWLGKRAARQRAADAGLAGALAGMDEIKVIVMAEVKGAFFQLLLAQQDAQLARENLKTVEDLVKLVGARVSTREAPKFELVKATVELQKSRKDLARADNALLVARAKLNTVTGKALGESFAIQGEFETVRSGLELRVLMDQALDRHPALRRQQKAVEQAEFTIEQERASRMPNVAVIGQYHREAGDESITAGLSVPLPIWYRRQGEIGAAMGAHRKAQAERARVQQDLEQTITQHFQEVRTAQEQMQVFEQGLLYQAKEAFDIAQFSFRHGVASLLEVIDAQRVYRQTLLEYAQARADHSIALARLERAVGGLP from the coding sequence ATGCGTACAGGAGCAATCCATTTCATTTCCACTGCGATTTTCTTGCACATCCTTGGCGCGAGCCTTCCCGTGAGTCAGGCCGCGGAACCGAGTCCAACACCCTATAGTCTGAATACCATTATCGAGTTGGCGCTTGAGCGCAACCCGACCATTACCGGTGCGGAAGCGTCGATTGAGCAGAGTCGCGGGCAACAGGCGACCGCTGGTGCGTATCTCAACCCATCCATTACCGGATCAGCCGGCCGCGGGTCGCTTCGCGATCCCAGCACCGGTGTCTCCGTCACCGAACGGACCATCACCGTGGAGCAACCGCTGGAGTGGCTGGGCAAACGCGCAGCCCGACAACGCGCCGCTGACGCGGGATTGGCCGGCGCCCTCGCCGGCATGGACGAAATAAAAGTGATCGTCATGGCCGAGGTGAAAGGGGCGTTTTTCCAATTGCTCTTGGCGCAACAAGATGCACAGCTCGCGAGGGAGAACCTGAAGACGGTCGAAGACCTTGTGAAATTGGTGGGTGCGCGTGTCAGCACGCGGGAAGCGCCGAAATTCGAGTTGGTCAAGGCGACCGTCGAACTCCAAAAATCACGGAAGGATCTGGCGAGGGCGGACAATGCGCTGCTCGTGGCCCGTGCCAAACTCAATACGGTCACAGGCAAGGCCCTCGGAGAATCATTTGCCATCCAAGGAGAATTTGAAACGGTGAGGTCGGGACTGGAACTACGTGTCCTGATGGATCAGGCCCTCGACCGACATCCCGCACTCCGCCGACAACAGAAAGCGGTCGAGCAGGCCGAATTCACGATCGAACAGGAGCGCGCATCGCGCATGCCGAACGTGGCGGTGATCGGCCAGTATCATCGGGAAGCCGGGGATGAATCCATCACGGCGGGGCTGAGCGTGCCGCTGCCCATTTGGTATCGCCGACAGGGAGAAATCGGCGCGGCGATGGGCGCGCATCGCAAAGCGCAAGCCGAACGGGCTCGGGTGCAACAGGACCTGGAGCAGACCATCACGCAGCATTTTCAGGAGGTGCGGACCGCTCAAGAACAGATGCAGGTCTTCGAGCAAGGACTTCTCTATCAAGCCAAAGAAGCGTTCGACATCGCTCAGTTCAGTTTTCGCCATGGAGTGGCGAGTTTGCTCGAAGTCATCGATGCGCAGCGCGTCTACCGCCAGACACTCCTCGAATATGCCCAGGCACGCGCCGATCATTCCATCGCGCTGGCCCGGTTGGAGCGGGCGGTGGGAGGGTTGCCATGA
- a CDS encoding carboxymuconolactone decarboxylase family protein, with protein sequence MAISMAIRCKPCIRAYVRMAYDKGVSQEELIEFLEVAMTMQGCPGEEWALKAYRGYKECLMGGPTDKTALCCEH encoded by the coding sequence ATGGCTATCTCGATGGCGATTCGTTGCAAACCCTGTATCAGGGCTTATGTGAGGATGGCCTATGATAAGGGCGTCTCACAGGAGGAGCTGATTGAATTCCTCGAAGTGGCCATGACGATGCAAGGCTGTCCGGGGGAAGAATGGGCGCTCAAGGCGTATCGTGGCTACAAGGAATGTCTGATGGGCGGGCCCACAGACAAGACCGCGTTGTGCTGCGAACACTGA
- a CDS encoding sigma-70 family RNA polymerase sigma factor — MNKKKQAVPQDELSFTASNATPEPHLNDMIQRLLEHESAFRVFLHRRVGDEAVAEDLLQQSMIRAVQRHHSVRNDDSVVAWFYKIIRHTLIDYYRSKSAEARRNEAFLQELTLSGDDKEPPIDEMKTTVCTCLHRLLPKLRSNYAELIRRIDLEDESPKRVAEELKISQSNLTVRLHRARQALRASLEQSCGVCSTHGCLNCTCD; from the coding sequence ATGAACAAGAAGAAGCAGGCAGTTCCACAAGACGAGCTCTCCTTCACCGCATCAAACGCGACTCCTGAACCTCACCTGAACGATATGATCCAACGGCTTCTAGAGCACGAGTCTGCGTTTCGAGTGTTCTTACATCGTCGTGTCGGTGATGAGGCGGTGGCGGAGGACTTATTGCAACAAAGTATGATTCGAGCCGTTCAACGTCACCATTCTGTGCGAAATGATGACAGTGTGGTGGCCTGGTTCTATAAAATCATTCGCCACACACTCATCGACTATTATCGATCGAAAAGTGCAGAAGCTCGTCGCAATGAAGCCTTTCTCCAAGAACTGACTCTCTCTGGAGACGATAAGGAGCCTCCGATCGATGAGATGAAAACCACCGTCTGCACTTGCCTTCACCGTCTCCTTCCGAAGTTGCGTTCGAACTATGCCGAGCTCATCCGGCGCATTGATCTCGAGGACGAATCTCCGAAACGCGTGGCGGAGGAGTTGAAGATCTCTCAAAGCAATCTCACGGTTCGGTTGCACCGAGCCCGTCAAGCCTTGCGCGCCAGCCTGGAACAGTCCTGCGGGGTCTGCAGTACACACGGCTGCCTGAATTGCACGTGCGACTAA
- a CDS encoding efflux RND transporter permease subunit: protein MIERLIRTALEQRLIVLLVVFGLIVSGVVAFRHLPIDAFPDVTPVQVQVITRAPSLAPSEIERLVTFPLEIELTNLPGKTELRSVSRFGLSVITVVFEDRMDIYFARQLVLERVLQARSRLPQSAEPVLGPVSTGLSEVFMYLVEGSTQTLMDLRTLQDWVIRPMLRAVPGLADVDTLGGLAKQYEVLVDPNRLTSFGLTLRQVHAAVAGNNQNAGGSYIEQGGDKLVVYGVGLARSAADLEQIVVAAHKGTPIYLRDVAQVRQGTAIRLGGVTRDGKGEVLEGIAVMLRGGNSREIVSGVKDKVELINRVLPAGVKMVPFHDRIELVARALDTVERALLEGAAVVILVLYLFLRNLRGALVVAMTLPLATLATFLIMQQVGLSANLMSLGGLAISLGMIVDAAIVQVENVERHLGEQTKGRTLSVTDRVPVVLRAVLEVRRPSLFGELIIALTFVPLLTLQGMEGKMFIPLALTVVIALLSSLVLSMTVVPVLAAMLMKPRVTPEGGCLLERGRWLYRKLLEGAIRRTRLVTLVAAGVLVGGAALVPFIGREFVPIMDEGTIVVNVMRLPSISLSESLKISGEVERLLLEIPDVRSVVSRTGANELGTDPMGMELSDMYVLLKPESGWQAGSKTEIEEQIRRRLAQVPGIAFGLSQPIAMRVDELVSGVRSQVAVKLFGDELETLRSKADEIARVMRQVRGMSDLRVEQVWGLYYLKIDIDRTKIARHGINVAEITEVIEAVGGGIAAGEVFEGQWRFPIMVRFPDDRRADVETIAALWVMAPDGSRIPLRDLAEIRIVEGPAQVSREHASRRIVIEANVVGRDLVGAVEEAQAAVGRLVQLPPGYYLTWGGQFENQRQAMARLAVVVPLVIGLIFLLLFFTFGNLRQAALILLAIPFAMVGGLLALWFGGLYLSVPASVGFIALFGVAVLNGVVKIAYINQLREQGMALDEAVLTGMVLRLRPVLMTAVVAMMALIPLLLATGPGSEIQRPLATVVVGGLFSSTALTLVVLPVLYRWVEQRIAPRRASEAAVLKMASDREVAT from the coding sequence ATGATCGAACGGCTGATCCGCACCGCGCTCGAACAACGACTCATCGTGCTGCTCGTCGTTTTTGGGCTCATCGTGAGCGGCGTGGTGGCATTCCGCCATCTGCCGATTGATGCCTTTCCCGACGTGACTCCGGTCCAGGTCCAAGTGATCACCCGGGCGCCGTCTCTGGCTCCTTCAGAAATCGAACGCCTCGTGACCTTTCCCTTGGAGATCGAGTTGACGAACCTGCCGGGCAAAACGGAACTGCGGTCGGTGTCACGGTTCGGGCTCTCGGTGATCACGGTGGTTTTTGAGGACAGGATGGATATCTATTTCGCCAGACAACTCGTCTTGGAACGGGTGCTTCAGGCGCGATCCCGGCTTCCACAAAGCGCCGAGCCGGTACTCGGACCGGTAAGTACGGGACTGAGCGAAGTCTTCATGTATCTCGTCGAGGGCTCGACGCAGACCCTCATGGACTTGCGGACCCTCCAAGATTGGGTCATCCGCCCGATGCTGCGAGCGGTCCCAGGCCTCGCGGATGTCGATACGTTGGGTGGCCTGGCGAAGCAGTATGAAGTGCTCGTCGATCCCAATCGATTGACGAGCTTTGGTCTCACGTTGCGCCAAGTACACGCGGCTGTAGCAGGGAACAACCAGAATGCCGGGGGCAGCTACATCGAGCAGGGCGGAGATAAGTTGGTCGTCTACGGCGTGGGACTGGCCCGCTCTGCGGCGGATTTGGAACAGATCGTGGTGGCGGCCCACAAGGGCACACCGATTTATCTCCGGGACGTCGCTCAGGTTCGCCAAGGGACCGCGATCCGGTTGGGAGGGGTTACGCGTGACGGGAAGGGCGAGGTGCTCGAAGGGATTGCCGTCATGCTGCGCGGCGGCAATAGCCGGGAGATTGTCTCAGGGGTGAAAGACAAGGTCGAGCTGATCAACCGGGTGTTACCGGCCGGCGTGAAGATGGTCCCCTTCCATGACCGCATCGAACTGGTGGCGCGGGCACTTGATACCGTCGAGCGTGCCCTGCTGGAGGGTGCCGCGGTCGTCATCCTTGTACTGTATCTCTTTCTCCGGAATCTTCGCGGTGCCCTTGTCGTAGCCATGACGTTGCCGCTGGCCACGTTGGCCACGTTCCTGATCATGCAACAGGTCGGCCTGTCGGCGAATCTGATGTCACTGGGCGGCTTGGCCATCTCGCTGGGGATGATCGTCGATGCGGCCATCGTGCAGGTGGAGAATGTCGAGCGCCATCTGGGCGAGCAGACAAAGGGCCGGACCCTCTCGGTTACCGACCGTGTGCCGGTCGTCTTACGCGCCGTTCTGGAAGTGCGGCGGCCGAGCCTCTTCGGAGAGCTGATCATCGCGTTGACCTTCGTCCCGCTCCTGACTCTACAAGGCATGGAAGGTAAGATGTTCATCCCGCTGGCCCTGACGGTGGTGATCGCCCTCCTGAGTTCCTTAGTGCTCTCGATGACGGTGGTTCCGGTGCTGGCGGCGATGCTCATGAAGCCTCGTGTCACACCCGAGGGTGGGTGCCTGTTGGAGCGAGGTCGGTGGCTGTATCGCAAGTTATTGGAGGGGGCCATTCGCAGAACTCGCCTGGTCACCCTTGTGGCGGCTGGTGTGCTCGTCGGCGGGGCGGCCCTGGTCCCGTTCATTGGACGGGAATTCGTCCCGATCATGGACGAAGGAACGATTGTGGTGAATGTGATGCGGCTCCCGAGCATCAGCCTGAGCGAATCGCTGAAAATTTCGGGGGAAGTCGAACGACTCTTGCTGGAGATACCGGACGTGCGTTCTGTGGTCTCCCGTACGGGCGCCAACGAGCTGGGTACCGATCCGATGGGGATGGAACTCAGCGACATGTATGTCTTGCTCAAGCCCGAATCCGGATGGCAAGCCGGGTCCAAAACCGAAATCGAAGAGCAGATCCGTCGGCGGCTGGCGCAAGTGCCTGGCATCGCCTTCGGCTTGTCCCAGCCGATCGCCATGCGCGTCGATGAACTGGTGTCGGGGGTCCGGTCCCAGGTCGCGGTCAAACTATTCGGCGATGAGCTTGAGACGTTGCGGTCAAAGGCAGACGAGATTGCCCGAGTGATGCGCCAGGTGCGAGGCATGTCAGATCTTCGGGTCGAGCAGGTATGGGGCCTCTACTATCTGAAGATCGACATTGATCGTACTAAGATCGCGCGTCATGGGATCAACGTGGCCGAGATCACGGAGGTCATTGAAGCCGTCGGTGGCGGGATTGCCGCCGGGGAAGTCTTTGAAGGGCAATGGCGTTTTCCGATCATGGTGCGATTTCCGGATGATCGGCGTGCCGATGTGGAGACGATTGCGGCACTCTGGGTGATGGCACCGGATGGCTCCCGTATTCCGCTCCGGGATCTGGCCGAGATTCGAATTGTGGAAGGGCCGGCACAGGTCAGCCGTGAGCACGCGAGCCGCCGGATTGTGATCGAAGCCAATGTGGTCGGACGCGATCTGGTCGGCGCGGTGGAAGAGGCTCAAGCAGCAGTGGGTCGTCTGGTGCAGCTCCCGCCAGGCTATTACCTGACCTGGGGCGGCCAATTCGAAAACCAACGACAGGCGATGGCACGACTGGCCGTGGTCGTTCCTCTGGTCATTGGACTAATCTTTCTGCTGCTCTTTTTCACGTTCGGAAACCTGAGACAAGCCGCGCTCATTCTCCTCGCGATTCCGTTTGCGATGGTCGGCGGCCTGCTGGCGCTGTGGTTCGGCGGGCTGTATCTCTCGGTTCCGGCCTCCGTCGGCTTTATTGCCTTGTTCGGTGTGGCGGTGCTTAACGGGGTGGTGAAGATCGCCTACATCAACCAGCTGCGGGAACAGGGCATGGCATTGGACGAGGCGGTGCTGACCGGCATGGTCCTCCGTTTGCGGCCTGTTCTGATGACTGCGGTCGTGGCGATGATGGCGCTCATTCCGCTGCTGCTGGCGACCGGCCCGGGCTCCGAGATCCAGCGGCCCCTCGCGACGGTTGTGGTCGGTGGGTTGTTCTCATCCACGGCCCTGACGTTGGTCGTGCTTCCCGTGCTCTATCGGTGGGTCGAGCAACGAATCGCGCCACGGCGCGCCTCGGAGGCAGCCGTACTCAAAATGGCTTCTGACAGAGAGGTGGCAACATGA
- a CDS encoding efflux RND transporter periplasmic adaptor subunit codes for MNGGMMRRSSPVAPRIAIVLLVAIAQTACQAKQEDAPKTFPPATKASHESGVIELPEGSPTLAQLQTDRIALRPIRTALKAQAGKILANENRLAHLSARVPGSIVAVYANLGDRVKEGDRLLLLDSPAFGAAQLEYRKARITLHVTEQALERAQALLDRGAIGAGEQQRRDADYENARADLHVAEEKLHLLGMTEREIQRLAAKTLPHAEVAQVSLRAPFTGDVIERNATMGEVIDPNKTLFTVADLSTVWVRADFPEQQAGRLKTGLMIELRVSAYPDTMFRGAITYVGAVIDPATRTVTARADVSNPDGRLRPEMFAEVTLMTDEQSVLSVPRGAVQQVGSRTVVFVVRGLRRFESREVTIAQASGDYIQVVAGLTSGDEVVTQGSYALKSELLREQMPSEGAP; via the coding sequence ATGAACGGTGGCATGATGCGGCGTTCCTCACCAGTAGCACCCCGAATCGCCATCGTTCTGTTGGTCGCCATTGCACAGACGGCGTGTCAGGCCAAGCAAGAAGACGCGCCGAAGACGTTCCCTCCGGCAACTAAAGCGTCCCATGAATCCGGTGTCATAGAACTCCCCGAGGGCAGTCCGACCCTTGCCCAGCTTCAGACGGATCGAATCGCTCTCCGTCCGATCCGGACGGCCCTCAAGGCCCAAGCGGGGAAGATTTTGGCCAACGAGAATCGATTAGCGCACCTCAGCGCGCGAGTCCCGGGCAGTATCGTGGCTGTGTACGCCAACCTTGGCGACCGAGTCAAGGAAGGTGACCGGCTTCTCCTGCTCGATAGCCCCGCCTTTGGAGCAGCCCAGTTGGAATATCGCAAAGCGAGGATCACGTTGCACGTGACGGAACAGGCGCTCGAACGGGCCCAAGCGCTGCTGGATCGCGGCGCAATCGGCGCGGGCGAACAGCAACGGCGCGATGCCGACTATGAGAACGCTCGAGCCGATCTTCACGTGGCAGAGGAAAAGCTGCATTTACTCGGCATGACGGAACGGGAGATCCAGCGGCTGGCTGCCAAGACCTTGCCCCATGCGGAGGTCGCGCAAGTCTCCCTGCGCGCCCCCTTTACCGGTGATGTGATCGAACGGAACGCGACCATGGGCGAAGTCATCGATCCCAATAAAACGCTCTTCACGGTGGCAGATCTCTCGACCGTCTGGGTGCGTGCCGATTTCCCAGAGCAACAGGCCGGTCGGCTGAAGACCGGCCTCATGATCGAGCTGCGGGTGTCAGCCTATCCGGACACGATGTTTCGAGGCGCTATTACCTATGTTGGCGCGGTGATCGATCCGGCCACGCGGACGGTCACGGCGCGTGCGGATGTGTCCAATCCTGATGGCCGATTGCGGCCCGAGATGTTCGCCGAGGTCACGTTGATGACGGACGAGCAATCCGTCTTGAGCGTGCCGCGCGGGGCGGTGCAGCAGGTCGGCAGCCGGACGGTCGTGTTCGTTGTGCGGGGACTGCGTCGGTTCGAATCCCGCGAGGTGACGATCGCCCAGGCCTCGGGCGACTACATCCAGGTTGTCGCTGGGCTAACTTCGGGAGATGAAGTGGTGACGCAGGGCAGTTACGCCCTGAAGTCCGAGTTGCTCCGCGAGCAGATGCCGTCGGAGGGCGCGCCATGA
- a CDS encoding heavy metal translocating P-type ATPase, with product MRPEGNDHQDGFDGPWWRYPVLRNALMAGALAGAGFVLAHLGLISSQIEGLCYLLAIPLGGYHWGREAVEALVRERVVGIDLLMLAATVGSGILGLWDEAAFLVFLYGSAEGLEEYTYARTRSAIRALLDLAPKEAHVLRNGEELTIPAERLQVGDHFLIRPGEGLPTDGIIRSGSSSLDESPITGESLPVDKGLGMKVFAGSLNRQGLLEVEATAPFQDNTLAKIIHLVEEAQERKGAAQQWIERFGRRYSPAVLLVALGFLIVPYLLGLPLADWAMRAVVLLVAAAPCALVMSTPVATAAAIGTAGKRGILIKGGAHLEHLGRIRAVAFDKTGTLTYGRPVVTDLIPFTGSEEELLALAAGMEYGSEHPLARAIVERARAAEIVPVEVRTFHALMGAGATAVVGDQSWYVGSPDLFQQLGVDLTTIEGHVRALQAEGKTVVLVGNQHTLRGLFALQDRIREGVREVIAGLHTMGVRVVMLTGDNARTARSVAQALGIDSYLADLKPEDKVRAVHDLEARYGAVLMVGDGVNDAPALAAATCGVAMGAAGTDAAIEAADVALMADDLSKVGEALRLGAKARQISMENIVFSLVLLAVLIPLAVGGFLSVAVAVLVHEVSELLAVANGLRVGWPAARVSTSE from the coding sequence GTGAGGCCGGAAGGAAACGATCACCAAGATGGCTTTGACGGGCCATGGTGGCGCTATCCCGTGCTTCGCAACGCGCTCATGGCCGGCGCACTGGCAGGTGCGGGATTCGTCCTGGCCCATCTCGGGCTGATCTCGTCGCAAATTGAGGGCCTGTGCTACCTCCTGGCGATCCCCTTAGGCGGGTATCACTGGGGTCGCGAGGCGGTGGAGGCACTCGTTCGCGAACGGGTTGTGGGGATCGACCTCTTGATGCTCGCCGCGACGGTGGGGTCCGGTATCTTGGGCCTCTGGGATGAAGCGGCCTTTCTCGTCTTTCTCTACGGGTCCGCTGAAGGTTTGGAGGAGTACACGTACGCCCGGACGCGGTCGGCGATTCGGGCCTTGCTCGATCTCGCGCCGAAGGAAGCTCACGTCCTGCGCAACGGAGAGGAGCTGACCATCCCGGCTGAACGCCTCCAAGTGGGCGATCACTTTCTGATTCGCCCTGGCGAGGGGCTCCCCACCGACGGGATCATCCGGTCAGGCAGCTCGAGTCTCGATGAATCCCCAATTACGGGAGAATCCCTTCCCGTGGACAAGGGGCTGGGGATGAAGGTCTTCGCCGGATCGCTCAACCGGCAGGGCCTCTTAGAAGTCGAAGCGACGGCCCCATTTCAGGACAATACCCTGGCGAAGATCATTCATCTGGTCGAAGAAGCGCAGGAACGCAAAGGCGCGGCCCAGCAATGGATCGAACGGTTTGGGCGACGGTACAGCCCGGCGGTCTTGTTGGTGGCCCTCGGATTCCTCATTGTGCCCTATCTCTTGGGATTGCCGCTGGCCGACTGGGCGATGCGAGCCGTGGTCCTGCTCGTCGCCGCGGCACCCTGCGCCCTGGTGATGTCGACGCCGGTCGCGACCGCCGCCGCGATCGGCACGGCAGGCAAGCGCGGCATCCTCATTAAAGGAGGCGCGCATCTGGAACACCTCGGCCGGATTCGCGCGGTCGCGTTCGACAAAACCGGGACCCTCACCTACGGGAGACCAGTGGTGACGGATCTCATTCCGTTCACCGGTTCCGAAGAAGAACTGCTCGCGTTGGCCGCTGGAATGGAATATGGCTCGGAGCATCCACTGGCCAGGGCGATTGTGGAACGAGCGCGGGCGGCCGAGATCGTGCCAGTGGAGGTGCGAACGTTTCACGCGCTCATGGGTGCGGGAGCGACCGCGGTCGTGGGAGACCAGAGCTGGTACGTGGGGAGCCCCGATCTGTTCCAACAGCTCGGCGTGGACCTGACGACGATCGAGGGCCATGTGCGAGCGCTTCAGGCAGAGGGGAAGACCGTGGTCCTCGTGGGCAATCAACACACCCTGCGAGGCCTGTTCGCGCTGCAGGACCGCATCCGCGAGGGCGTGCGCGAGGTCATCGCGGGCCTGCATACGATGGGCGTCCGCGTCGTCATGCTGACAGGGGACAATGCGCGAACAGCGCGGAGCGTCGCCCAGGCGCTGGGAATCGACTCCTACTTGGCGGATCTCAAGCCGGAAGACAAAGTCCGAGCGGTGCACGACCTGGAAGCCCGCTACGGCGCTGTGCTGATGGTGGGGGACGGGGTCAACGATGCGCCGGCCCTGGCCGCCGCCACCTGCGGGGTGGCGATGGGTGCGGCGGGGACCGATGCCGCTATCGAAGCCGCCGACGTAGCTCTAATGGCCGATGATCTCTCGAAGGTGGGGGAGGCGCTGCGGCTGGGAGCCAAAGCGAGGCAGATCAGCATGGAGAACATTGTCTTCTCCCTCGTGCTGCTCGCGGTCCTTATTCCCTTGGCGGTCGGCGGCTTCCTCAGCGTCGCCGTTGCGGTTCTGGTGCATGAAGTCAGTGAGCTTCTGGCCGTGGCGAATGGGCTCCGGGTCGGCTGGCCAGCAGCCCGCGTCTCAACCTCGGAGTAG